The Vibrio nitrifigilis genome window below encodes:
- the radC gene encoding RadC family protein, with the protein MKLKHLPADSLPREKLLQRGADSLSDAELLAIFLRTGTTGMNVLVLADQLLKDFGSLRALFSSSQEEFCQRKGLGVAKYVQLQAVIEMTQRYLSETLQRGEALTSPQQTKLYLSSRLRDRQREAFYLLFLDNQHRVIKDEILFEGTIDSASVYPREVLKRALFHNAAAVILAHNHPSGVAEPSQSDRRITQRLVEALMLVDIRVLDHFVVGDGEVISFAERGWI; encoded by the coding sequence ATGAAGTTAAAACACTTGCCGGCAGACTCTCTGCCTAGAGAAAAGCTCTTGCAGAGAGGCGCTGATTCGCTCAGTGATGCTGAACTCTTAGCGATATTTCTGCGAACTGGGACAACAGGGATGAATGTCTTAGTGCTTGCTGACCAATTGTTAAAAGATTTTGGATCACTACGTGCACTGTTTTCTTCATCCCAAGAAGAGTTCTGCCAACGTAAAGGGTTGGGCGTTGCTAAGTATGTGCAACTCCAAGCCGTAATCGAGATGACCCAGCGTTATTTGTCAGAGACGCTTCAACGCGGTGAAGCTTTGACAAGCCCACAGCAGACTAAACTTTATTTATCAAGCCGTTTACGCGATCGCCAAAGAGAAGCCTTCTACCTGCTATTCCTCGATAATCAGCATCGAGTGATAAAAGATGAAATCTTATTTGAGGGTACCATTGATTCTGCGTCTGTTTATCCGAGAGAAGTATTAAAAAGAGCGTTGTTTCATAATGCGGCGGCTGTCATCTTGGCGCATAACCACCCATCTGGTGTGGCTGAACCTAGCCAGTCTGATCGGCGAATTACTCAACGTCTTGTTGAAGCACTCATGCTGGTAGATATTCGAGTATTAGACCATTTTGTGGTCGGAGACGGTGAAGTTATCTCATTTGCTGAAAGAGGTTGGATTTAA